TTCCTGCCGCGATCTGGTCCACGACGCTCTGCATGACCCCCGGCTGCTTGTTGTAATCCTTCTCGGAGTTCCCGTGGCTGCAGTCGACCATGACGGTCGGGTTGAGCCCGGCGCGCAGGAGCATCTCTTCCGCTTTCCTTATGTCTTCGGGGCTGTAGTTCGGCTTCTTCCCCCCCCGCAGCACCATGTGCACGTCAGGGTTCCCCTGTGTCTGGACGATGGAGGTGAGCCCCTCACGGTTGATCCCCAGGAATGAGTGGGGATGCTGCGCCGCCTTCATGGCGTCGATGGCGATCTGCAGGTTCCCGTCCGTGCCGTTTTTGAAGCCGATGGGGAAGGAGAGGCCGCTCGCCATCTCCCGATGCGTCTGCGACTCGGTGGTACGCGCGCCTATGGCGCCCCAGGAGAGGAGGTCCGCCTGGTACTCGGGGGTGATGGGGTCGAGCATCTCCGTCGCCACCGGCAGCCCCATCTCGGTCACCTTGCACAGCAGCGCGCGGGCGATGCCGAGCCCCTTGGAGATGAGGTGGGTGCCGTCCATGTCGGGATCGTTGATGAGCCCCTTCCACCCGATGGTGGTGCGCGGCTTCTCGAAATACACCCTCATGATCAGGAGGAGTTCCTCCCCGACCTCCTGCGACAGGGTGGCAAGGCGCCTTGCGTACTCCATCGCCCCTTGAGGGTCGTGAATGGAGCAGGGGCCGACTACTACCATGAGGCGGCGATCCTCGCCCCGCAAAATCCGCGTGATCGCTTCACGGCTCCTGCTGACGCAGGCTCCCGATTCGGCAGAAACGGGGAATACCTGCCTCAGATCGGCCGGCGCGATTATCGGTGTGATGCTCTTGATCTTCAGGTTGTTGGTCTTGATCATCGACTGCTCCTGGGCGTGGGCTCTTTGACGGCGGCTAATCTAGCCTTTTTCCTCACCGATGTCAAAGGTTTACAGCTCCAGGAGCGTTATTTTGCCGGAGAAACAGCGCCCGCTGGCGCGGTGGGCGCCACTCATTTTTTCCACAGCGATTGCCGCACTTCCTCCAGCGTGGCAAGCCGTGCCCCGCGCATCTGCATGGCATCGAGGGCAGCGGCGCAATCCCCCTCCTTCAGATCGATTCCGGCGATGGCGTCGGCAAGGACCGTCACCTCAAACCCCAGCTGCAGCGCGCCGAGCGTTGTCTCCTTCACGCAGTAGTCGGTGGCGAGCCCGCCGAGATAGATCCGGTCAAGCTCCATCCGTTGCAGGAGCATCGGGAGCGGGGTCCCGTTCTCGGTGACCCCCTGCAGAGCGGAGTAGCCGTCTTCCCAGGGGGTGTGCCCCTTGGAGATGACGATCGTCCCGGGAGGGAGGACGAGGTCGGGGTGGAATCGTGCCCCTTCGCTCTCCTGCACGCAGTGTATCGGCCACACGCCGCCAAACTCCCTGAAGTGGGATGTGCGCTGCGGGTGCCAGTCCCTGGTGGCGAAGATCGGGCATCCCCTCTCGGCAAAGAGGGTGATGTAGCTATTCAGTACCGGTACGATGCGGTCCCCCTCCGGGACCGAAAGCGCCCCGCCGGGGCAGAAATCGACCTGGACGTCCACCACGATCAGGGCACCCCTCCTGCGCAACGAAGCTTCCGCTCTTGTCACCTTGTCACCCCCTCACAGCTTGCTCTGAATCTCTTCGATCAGCCTAAGCCTCAGCGCGCTGAGGCCGGGGCTGATGGAAACCTTGTACACGTGCGGGTTTATGAGCCGGTCAGTGCCGGCGGGCAAAAACTTCTCCTGTACGGCCCAGGTTTCCGCTGCGCTCTCCAGGCTCGCCGGCGGTGCGCATCTTTTCCCCCGCTCCATCACCGGTGCGCGCAGGTC
The DNA window shown above is from Geomonas sp. RF6 and carries:
- a CDS encoding 3-deoxy-7-phosphoheptulonate synthase, which encodes MIKTNNLKIKSITPIIAPADLRQVFPVSAESGACVSRSREAITRILRGEDRRLMVVVGPCSIHDPQGAMEYARRLATLSQEVGEELLLIMRVYFEKPRTTIGWKGLINDPDMDGTHLISKGLGIARALLCKVTEMGLPVATEMLDPITPEYQADLLSWGAIGARTTESQTHREMASGLSFPIGFKNGTDGNLQIAIDAMKAAQHPHSFLGINREGLTSIVQTQGNPDVHMVLRGGKKPNYSPEDIRKAEEMLLRAGLNPTVMVDCSHGNSEKDYNKQPGVMQSVVDQIAAGNRSISGVMIESYLEPGNQPLAKDRTTLKYGVSVTDSCIGWEATEQMLREAHQRLKACGGRQLG
- a CDS encoding isochorismatase family protein — protein: MTRAEASLRRRGALIVVDVQVDFCPGGALSVPEGDRIVPVLNSYITLFAERGCPIFATRDWHPQRTSHFREFGGVWPIHCVQESEGARFHPDLVLPPGTIVISKGHTPWEDGYSALQGVTENGTPLPMLLQRMELDRIYLGGLATDYCVKETTLGALQLGFEVTVLADAIAGIDLKEGDCAAALDAMQMRGARLATLEEVRQSLWKK